CCTCGGCGTCGGCACCGACGTGGGCAACGCCTGGATCACGCCGGGCGCCTCGTTCCATTATGAGATGAGTCTCTACGCCGACGCTGGCATCTCTCCGCACAGCATCCTCTCGATGGCCACGATGGGTGGTGCCGCTGCGCTCGGTCTGGCGGACTCGATAGGAACGGTCGAGGTCGGCAAGCTGGCTGACCTCGTTGTCCTGAGCGTCGATCCCACCCGGAGCATCGCGGCCACGCGAACGATCGAGATGGTCATCGCAGCCGGTCGGGTCGCTGCGCGGCACCGGTGACCGGACCAACGCCCTTCAATCGGGGCTGCCCACCGCCCCCATTCTGTGGACACATTGGGCTGGAACTACTTCATCGACGGCGGCCGGCATCCCCAGAGGCGGATCCCCCGGCGATGCCGGCCGATCGGAGCGGACCGGTCAACCCGCCTTGTTGAACATGTAGCGGGCGATCCGCCAGGCTCCGTCCTCCTGCGCGAACACGAAGAGCTCGCGGTTGGACTCCGGCGCCTCGGCGCCGGTCGCGTTCACGCGCACGGAGCCGTTCGATCGGGTCAGGGCAGTGGCGATGCCCTCGCCTCCCGCGATCTCGTCCACGGTGAACTCGATGTCGAGCGCGATGGTGTTGAAGATCGTCCGGTAGGTGGCGAGCACGGCATCGCGCCCGTCGGCCGTCGGGAAGCCCTGGGGCATGAAGATGCCGTTGGCGGAGTAGAGCTCAGCGATGCCCTCGGCGTCCGATGCATTGAGCAGGAGCTCGTAGTTCGCCAGGAGTGCGCGGATGCTCTCTTCGTGGTGTGTCATCGTGTCGCTCCATCCATTGCCTCCACGCGAGGAGTGTCGGGGTCTACGTGGTCTGCACGCGTGCGCCACGGGTGGATCACAGTTCGCGGTGCCCGACGCAGATGCCGCCTAGTGTCGGGGGATCTCTCCGCCGCGCTCGTCGAGCCAGTCACGGAACGAGTGGAGTTCCGGATTCAAGCGGCGAGACAGCTCCACATCCCTGGCGCCCGTGAATACGTCGTTGAAGTCGTGGTAGAACTGGAACATGTTCCCCATGTCGTCTGCCCCGGGGAACCCGAAGGAGCGGTAGGTATCGAACGGCACGGCGACATAGGTGACCGGTTCGCCGAGAGCTTCCCCAAGTGCGCTCGCCATCTCCGCGCCGGTCAGGTGCTCGCCCGCGATGCCGACGGTCTTCCCGATGAACGCATCGCCGCCCTGGAAGATCCCGAACGCACACCGTCCGATGTCGACCGCCGCGATCCCGGCGAGCTTGGCATCGCCCATGGGCAGCGCGAACACCAGACCGCCATCGTCGCCTCGCTGCGGCTCCATCCCGAAGTGGACGAGATTGTCCCAGTAGAAGGTCGTGAGGAGCAGCGTCGTGGGAACGCCTGCCTCGGCGAAGAAGGCGTCCGCCTGACCCTTCGCATCGAAGTGGGGCACCTTGAAGTGCTCCATCAGGGTCGGCATGCGGTCGTCCTCGAGCGGAATCCAGCGCCGCGTGTCCTCGAGCGTGGACCAGACGACGTGGCGGACGCCCGCTTCGCGAGCGGCCGTCGCCAGGTTCTTCGCCTGCGCCATCTCGCGCTCGGGGGACATGTGCTCCCAGTAGTTGGTGACGCAGAAGGCGCCGTGCGCGCCTGCGAACGCAGCGATCAGACTGTCCACATCATCGAGGTCGGCCTGCACCACCTCGGCGCCTGCTGCCGTCAGGGCCTGGGCCTTCTTCGAGGTCGCGTCTCTGGTGATCACTCGCGCGCGAAACCCACTGTCGGGATGGTCCAGGATCGCACGCACCAGGCCGCTGCCCTGGGAGCCCGTACCGCCGACCACCGCAATGACCTTCTCAGCCATGGTTCCTCTCCACTTCCTGGTAGGCTCCACGCGAGGAGCGAGGTCTCCGCAGGCGGCACGCGAGCGCCACGGGGGTTCAGTCGTCGAGCTGCTGCCCGACGGCCTCCAACAACGCTTCGAGCGTGTCCAGCTCGGCACGACTCAACGCCTTGAGCGAGGCGGCTGCCGCCTCGCCGACCTCCCGGTCAAGCCCGTCGAGCAGCGCACGCCCGTGCCGGGTGATCGAACTCACCCGGCTCCGTCGGTCCTCCGACGAGCGCTGGGTCGTCACGGCACCCATCTGCGTGAGTCCGGAGAGGATCCGGGTGAGGTCCGGCTCCCGGGTCACCATGCGATCTCCGATCCCGCTCCTGCTCAACCCCCCGTCTCCTGCGGAGCGCAGGATGCGCAGCACGTTGTACTGGGAGGGGGAGAGGCCCGCCTGGCGGACAACCGCATCCGACCGCGCCGAAGCCACGCGGGCCGCCCGGACGAGCGCGATCAGCACACGCTCCTCGGGCGCGTCGATGCCCATGGCCTGGGCCGGGTGCAGGGTCGACATGACCAATAATACTCCTCGCGAGGAGTAATGCAAGGGCCTTCCACCTGGAGCGGAGCGTTGCGGATCCCGGTGGGGCGACCTGAGCGACGCATCCATCGGCTCGCCACGCAGCATCACGCTGCGACGGTTCAACTCGGCCCAATACCAATCGGTCTGATAGACGGACGGATCCGCGGCGGGGAACGTCAGGTCGGTCGGATCCCACAGCACGACTGCGTCGAGAATCTCCGCCAGGGTCGAGGTCCCATAGACGTCCGGTCGCGACCCATCACGGTTCCGCAGCGCGGTGGCGGCATTGGCGGGAATCGCTCCGATGGCGCTACCCGCGGTCGTCGCCAGCCGGGGCGCCCCGGACCCGACGAGGTCTGCCAGTCCCAGCTCCTCCGCCCGTCCCATCGACTGGATCACGTAGGTGGCCCCAGGGTGGTGGAGCTCGAGCCACGCGACGGGGGTGACCTCCGCCGTGGGGACTCCCCGGGAGGAGCGCCGGACCCGAGGCGCTTTGGCGACATGGAGACCTCCGGCGAGGAAGAGACAGTGCCTCCCCTCGCGCAGCGACTCCCGCCGGATCACGTCTGCCATCGAACGTGCACGGTCGAAGAACGGGCTCAACTGGGCCACGGAGTCGACCTGCGACCAGTCCACCGGGGCGTCTGCCAGCAAGACCCGGTACTGCGACTCGCGAGGAAGTGCCGCGTTCACGCGCCGTACCGCACGGAAGAAGCGCTCGTAGACGGGCGCATCCCATACCGTGTTCGGCGAGACGACCGTGTTGCGCCACGCCATCGTGACGGAATCCCAGGGAACGTCATCTCCGCGGGCGTAGCGATCCACCACGCTTTGATACAGCGCGTTGCCCCA
This genomic stretch from Gemmatimonadota bacterium harbors:
- a CDS encoding NmrA/HSCARG family protein, with the protein product MAEKVIAVVGGTGSQGSGLVRAILDHPDSGFRARVITRDATSKKAQALTAAGAEVVQADLDDVDSLIAAFAGAHGAFCVTNYWEHMSPEREMAQAKNLATAAREAGVRHVVWSTLEDTRRWIPLEDDRMPTLMEHFKVPHFDAKGQADAFFAEAGVPTTLLLTTFYWDNLVHFGMEPQRGDDGGLVFALPMGDAKLAGIAAVDIGRCAFGIFQGGDAFIGKTVGIAGEHLTGAEMASALGEALGEPVTYVAVPFDTYRSFGFPGADDMGNMFQFYHDFNDVFTGARDVELSRRLNPELHSFRDWLDERGGEIPRH
- a CDS encoding MarR family transcriptional regulator, which codes for MTAILEAFDPAWVVALGENHGHLEFHDLVLRLLETPGAADVIDDIAVEWGNALYQSVVDRYARGDDVPWDSVTMAWRNTVVSPNTVWDAPVYERFFRAVRRVNAALPRESQYRVLLADAPVDWSQVDSVAQLSPFFDRARSMADVIRRESLREGRHCLFLAGGLHVAKAPRVRRSSRGVPTAEVTPVAWLELHHPGATYVIQSMGRAEELGLADLVGSGAPRLATTAGSAIGAIPANAATALRNRDGSRPDVYGTSTLAEILDAVVLWDPTDLTFPAADPSVYQTDWYWAELNRRSVMLRGEPMDASLRSPHRDPQRSAPGGRPLHYSSRGVLLVMSTLHPAQAMGIDAPEERVLIALVRAARVASARSDAVVRQAGLSPSQYNVLRILRSAGDGGLSRSGIGDRMVTREPDLTRILSGLTQMGAVTTQRSSEDRRSRVSSITRHGRALLDGLDREVGEAAAASLKALSRAELDTLEALLEAVGQQLDD
- a CDS encoding SgcJ/EcaC family oxidoreductase, whose product is MTHHEESIRALLANYELLLNASDAEGIAELYSANGIFMPQGFPTADGRDAVLATYRTIFNTIALDIEFTVDEIAGGEGIATALTRSNGSVRVNATGAEAPESNRELFVFAQEDGAWRIARYMFNKAG